A region of the Thiomicrorhabdus sp. genome:
GGCCAAGCTTCTGCTTTAGGTATGGCTCTAACTCAAGACCTTGCAAATATGCCAAGTAATTTTTGTACTCCAGCTTACCTTGCTGAAACTGCTATTCAACTTGCTGAAGATTACGGTTTTGAAGTCAATATTTTAGATCGTCAACAGATGACTGAAATGGGCATGGGTTCATTTATGGCAGTCGCTCAAGGAAGCATTACTCCACCTAAAATGATTTGTTTGTCTTATAAAGGCGGTAATGCAGAAGATGCACCAATAGCATTAGTTGGTAAAGGGGTAACCTTTGACACAGGAGGTATCTCTCTTAAACCTGGTGAAGCCATGGATGAAATGAAATATGACATGGGCGGTGCGGCCACCGTTTTAGGTGTATTTAAAGCAATTGGTGAACTCAAACCTAACCTAAATGTGGTTGGGGTTATTCCAGCAACAGAAAACATGCCTTCTGCCAACGCCATTAAACCAGGCGATGTCGTCACCTCTCTTTCTGGTCAAACGATTGAGATTTTAAATACCGATGCTGAAGGTCGTTTGATTTTATGTGATGCCTTAACCTACACACAACAAACTTATCAACCAGCAAAAATTGTGGATATGGCTACTTTAACGGGTGCTTGTATTATTGCTTTAGGTCATCACGTTTCTGCCGTCATGGGTAACAATCAACAATTAGTCACTGATTTGATTACCGCTGGAGAAAATACCTATGACCGCTTTTGGCAGATGCCTTTAGGTGAAGAGTGGGATGAACAACTAAAATCTAATTTTGCTGATATGGCAAACATTGGTGGTCGTGCTGGTGGTTCAATTACTGCTGCTCAGTTTTTAGCACGCTTCACCAAAGAGGTAGATTGGGCTCATTTAGACATTGCCGGAACCGCTTGGGTAAGTGGTGCTAATAAAGGAGCTACTGGACGACCTGTACCTGCATTAGTGGAGTTTTTGCTAAACGAAACTCAAAAAGCTTAATGGTTTTTAAATGAACAATACGCAACCAGAACAAGATAAAACAGCACAGCCTGAAGCAACTCAAAATGCTGATGTGCTGTTTTATGTATTAAGCACCACTGAGCCTCAAGCTAGAGAGGCTTTTTTAAGCAAACTACTTAATACAATTTGGAAACAACAGCGATTATGTGATGTGCGTTTTGCAAACCTACAAGATGCACAACGATATGATTTAACGTTATGGGATGCTAAACCACAAAGTTTTATTCACCATGGTGTAGAAAACAATGTAAAAGCTCCCATCCAACTATTTGGTGAGGATGTTCAACCGAAATGCAAAGATGTGCTTATTAATTTGCATCCAGAATTCCCAACTATTCACAGTCAATATCAAAGAACCATAGAGATACTTGACCAGTCGGACTATTTAATCAAAATGGGTCGAGAACGTTGGAAAACATACAAACAAGCTGGAATTGAACCCACTATTCACAAAATTTAATAAATACTTAAATTAATCATTTATAAATCATTAAATACTCAATTTAACTCACAATTTACCAGGCCTGGTATTCCCTGTGGTCGACTATGCTTTTTAAGCATAGGGTAAATTGTTTTTAAACAAAAAAACATAGCCTAAATCCACTCTCTACATTATGATAGAAATTCAAATTGTCTATATAGTTATACGTATTTAGCTTTTGTTTTTTCATTATTTATATTGCTCTGGAGTCAAATTTTCATGGATATTACCCAATTACTTGAATTTAGTGTGCAGCAAGGGGCCTCGGATTTACACCTTTCTACAGGCCAGCCCCCTATTATTCGTATTGATGGTGATGTACAACGTATTGAAGCCCCCGACTTAGAACCAGAACAATTACAAACCATGATTTACGACATTATGAATGATGAACAACGTCGTGGTTTTGAATCGGAACTTGAATCCGATTTCTCATTTGAACTTCCTGGTATTGCTCGATTCAGAGCAAACGTATTTATCCATAACCGTGGTATAGGTGCCGTTTTTCGTACCATTCCAAGTAAAATCATCACGCTAGAACAACTTGAAGCTCCTGAGATTTTTAAAGCAATCTCTAGCTTTCCTCGTGGTTTGGTTTTAGTTACTGGCCCTACCGGGTCTGGTAAATCAACAACCTTGGCCGCCATGATTGACTATATCAATAACCGAGATGCAGCTCATATTCTAACGGTAGAAGATCCAATCGAATTTGTTCACAAACCCATTCGCTGCTTGATTAACCAACGTGAAGTACATCGTGATACCAAAAGTTTTACCAACGCTTTACGCTCGGCGCTTCGTGAAGACCCCGATGTTATTCTAGTTGGTGAGATGCGTGACCTTGAAACCATTCGTTTAGCCCTTACTGCAGCTGAAACGGGTCACTTGGTATTTGGTACTTTACATACCAGTTCTGCGGCCAAAACCATTGACCGTATTATTGATGTTTTCCCTGCTGAAGAAAAAGAAATGGTTCGTGCCATGCTGTCTGAATCTTTGCAAGCGGTTATCTCTCAAGCCCTTCTTAAAAAGACTGGCGGTGGGCGTATTGCCGCACATGAAATAATGTTGGTTAATTCAGCCATACGTAATCTAATTCGTGAGGCAAAAATACCTCAAATGTACTCTGTTATTCAAACGTCAAAGGCAATTGGCATGCAAACCATTGACCAAAATCTTCAAGATTTAGTGGCTCGCAACTTAATTTCTCGCGATGACGCTCGCTCCAAAGCAGTGAATAAAACACTCTTTCAATAAAAAACATTAAGGCAGCCAAACGCGTTTAGACAACCTCCAAAAAAAAAAGCAGCACAAAAAACGGATGTTAAGCAACAATCAAATAAGTGGTATTCAATGATGAACCAGCAAGAAAACTTGACCGAACTTCAAAAACTGCTCGTCTTTTTTAGTCAAAAAGGTGGCTCTGATCTGTTCATTACAGCAGGTCGTCCAGCGACAATGAAAAAAGACGGCAAGTTAATTTCGCTAACAGAAGATAGACTGACAGCAGAAGCTTCACAAGCTTTAGCTTACCAGATTATGAATCATGATCAGCTTGCAACCTTTCAAAACACACAAGAAAGTAACTTTGCCTACCATATCAGTGGGATTGCTCGCTACCGTGTAAATGTATTTATGCAACGTGGAACACCAGGCATGGTCATTCGTTCGGTACATACCGAAATCCCTAAATTTGAAGACTTAAACTTACCGGCCATATTGAAAGAAGTCATTATGGATAAACACGGCTTAGTGTTAATCGTTGGGGGTACAGGTTCTGGTAAATCAACCACTCTTGCTAGTTTGGTTGATGTACGAAACTCAACCCGAGATGGTCATATCATTACCATTGAAGACCCAATTGAATTTATGCACAGCCATAAAAAGAGTATTGTGACTCAACGCGAAGTAGGCGTAGATACCGACAGTTACGACAGTGCTCTTAAAAACACACTAAGACAAGCACCCGATGTTATCTTAATTGGTGAGATTCGAAGTCGAGACACCATGGAACACGCCATTGCTTTCTCTGAAACGGGTCACTTGTGTTTATCTACTTTGCATGCCAACAACACTAACCAAACCTTAGACCGAATTATTAACTTCTTCCCTGCTGACCAACGTCAGCATATATTGATGGATTTATCGCTTAACCTTAAAGCAATCGTATCACAAAGATTGATTCCTAAAATCGGTGGAGGCCAAATTGCTGCAGTAGAAGTTTTAATCAATACTCCACGTATTGCAGAACTGATTTTTAGCGGTAAAGTAAATGAAATCAAACAACTCATGCAAAACTCAAGTGCGTTGGGAATGCAAACCTTTGACCAAGCTCTATTTGATCTGTATGAAAATGGCTTAATTACCTACAAAGACGCACTTAGAGGTGCCGATTCTATGAATGATTTACGCCTAAATATCAAATTAAATAGTAAACTGCCACAACCCCAAGATGAGGAAAGTGACTTAGCTTCAGACGCTATTTCATTTAGCTTAAAACAAGATAACAATTAGAAAATTTTGCACACGCGAGAGCCGTTAAATTAAACTCCGTAAAAAGCTTAAAAACTTGTTAAAACCCAGCAAATACCATAAAAGCATTTGCCGTTTTAATTTGTTTTTGGTCAGTTGCTTAAGCTTCAATTAACTTAATAAAGAATGTACATGCTTTCAAAAACTTTTTGGCTATTTATTTTAGCCACTTACCAGGCCTGCTTTTTTTATGCCTCAGCGGCAACACAGAGCAATAGCCAACTGCCAATAACAATAGATAAACAATCCAACACAAATCAAGCAATAAAATCCTATTGCCGTGACTTGTCAAAGAAACTCCGCACCGTTAAATACAAAGGGTGTTTAGAGCTTGGTTTAAAACCAACAGGGTTCAAAAGTGTTCAAGGCAGGATATTAACTGAACGACACTTTAAGCCGGATAGAAAATTTAAAGACCTTCCTAAAGGACGTATTCTATTTATTAGTGGTATTCACGGAGATGAATATTCGGCTATAAGCATGACCTATTTATGGATGCAAAATATGGTCAATAATCAAGATCAGACTCGTCAACATTGGCTATTTTTTCCTTTAGTGAATCCAGACGGGTTATTTCGTAATCCTGCCACACGAATTAATGCAGATAATGTTGATTTAAACCGAAACTTTCCGTCACCTGATTGGGATGAATTAGCCATAGACTATTGGAAGAAATACTATAAGAAAAACAAAAGAAGATACCCTGGACCAGCCGCTAATTCCGAACCAGAAACTCAATGGTTAGTTAGAACCATTCAAGAATTTAAGCCGGATGCCATTATCTCTATTCATGCTCCATACGGCCTATTGGATTATGACGGGCCAGATCATGCCGTACCCAATAAAATTGGTGGTTTAAAACACAGGGAATTAGGAACTTATCCTGGATCATTAGGTCGTTATGCAGGGGAATATTTAAATATACCTGTGTTAACCTTAGAGCTACGTTCTGCGGGTTCAATGCCTAGTCAAAAAGAGATTTTTACTATGTGGCAAGATGTTGAAAAATGGACTATGACTAAAATCCAAGGTCTAGATGACAAAACGGTTCAGCAGGCATATAACAAAACCAACCCAGTACCAAAAGGCATGACACAGAATTGAGACATTTAAGACAATAAAGGTAAGTTACTGATACCTTCAAAGTAAAAAATTAATACAAATAAAAAAGCCCAGTTAGCTATCTTTTTAAGACTTCTAACTGGGCTTTTTATTGACTACGATAATTACTTTAATCTTATTTGGTAGCAACCTGAATACTATTTTTAGACTGTACTACAACTCTCCAATCTCCCTCTGCATCTCGTTTCCAATACTGTTGTACCAATGTATTTTTTTCAGTTCCTGGAAAGGTAATGTAAAAAAGATTCTCTTCATCCGGATAACGATAAACACTAACATCTTGCCAATTTACTAAATATTGATTATCAGCTAACCAACCTTTTACATCTTGCAATAGTTTTTGTTTGCTCTCTACAAAACCAGAGTTGGTATGTTTACGGTCAACAATAAGTACTGGGGTAGAATATGGGAGCTGATAATCTGCAAGTAAACGCTTCATAGCGGTGTTGTTTAAAACAACACAACCACGGCTTGCTCTAGGGGCACGAATATAAGTATCACTTGGTACACCATGTAACCAAATACCAGAGCCTGTTTTACCGTGCTTTTTATCCCAATCATTTGGATAATTAAGTGGTAGAGCACCTACACCATATAAATCAGGCAAAGAAGAGTCAGGTAATAGATCAACTATATGATATACACCAACAGGCGTTCTCATATCGCCCTCTTTTTGCTTGCCACTACCTTTACGACCCATTGTGACGTAATAGTCGGCAACACGTTCCATCTTACCTTTACTATTTCGTTCAAAAAGATATAAACGACTTTCCTCTAAAGACACTAGTACAATATTTTTTTGATGAGCTGTTTTTAAAACAAAATCATCAAAGTTTGCCGTATTCTTAAGGCTTTCTTTAGAAAACTGCCAACGTACTTCAGCCTCTGAAAGTAAACGCTCAATTGAATTTGGGTATTTATCATAAATCTGTTTTTGCAGGCCAGTTTGACCAGTTTTAGCGGCCAATAAATCTGCTTTTATTAATTGGGCTAGCTTATATTTTGGATGTTCTTTTTCAAGCTCAGAGATATTAGATAACGCATTATCAAGCTGCAAATTATGAATATCATTTAAGCTAGCTAGTAGCTTTTGTTCCGCTTTAATAACTTCATCAGCCATAGCATTATTAAACACACCTGATGCAACAGAGAGACTCATGCCCACAGTTATAGCGACCAATGATTTTTTAAACTTTGCTCGCGGCAATAATGGCATTGATGGGTTCTTATTTTTGGTCATACATTACAACCTCTTGAACAATCTTCCAAACTCCGTCTTTTTTATTCCAAAGCAATACTTTATAAACATCATCTTTAAAACGGTCTGAATGATATCTTTGTAAAAAGCGGGTACGAATCATCTTATCTGAAATTGGTGTTATTTGAATATCATCTAAAAAGATTTTAATAAATTTAGGGTTTTGTAAACTACGGTAACGACTTTTTTCCCAAGTAGAATATCTCATGCCATCTTTGGGAATAAAATTGGCTTTATCATAAAATGACAAGTATGACTTTACATCTTGACTTACCCAAGCTTGACGCCACTGTTCAATAGATTTTTTAACCAAACGTACTGAATCTGCATTTTTAACATCAGTAATGACATTATCTGTTGGCAGGCTAGCCTGCTTAACATCAAAATATAACCATTTTGTTTTGGGTTGATTAACAGGCGTATCTTTAAAGATTTTTTGATACGCTTTTTGAGCATCGTATGCATAAATTTGATTAAGATTATCTAAGGTAATGGCAACTTGAGGGTCTGCCTGAAGTGCGGAATCTAATCGTTTTTTTGCATTTTCATATTGGTTTTGTTTCATGTAAATAACGGCAATATTATTTTCTATAGCACGTTTTAATTCTGGCACTAATTCACCTGATTCATCAAGTGTATTCCAAATTTTTAAGGCTTGCTCAAAAGAGCCTTTTTGTGCCAAAGTTAAACCTTGCTGAAACTGTTCAGCTTGCTCCGCTAAACGTTTTTTATCTGCATCATTGGCCGATACCGACAAACTAACGACTAATAAACCAACAGCCATAATACAGAGCTGCAAAACCTTTTTAATTGTAAAAGCTGTATGTGTGTGTATTTGATGCATAAAAACCAATTTAAACTATGTTTTAAATTTTAAAAAAGACGTAGTATTTTAGCGTAAATCACCGATACCAACCATATTTGTTTTTAATGTTTTTACCTCATCACGTAATTTTGCCGCCATTTCAAAATCTAGCTCTTTAGCCGCTTTATACATTTGTTTTTCTAGTTTTTTAATTCGCGACGCCTGTTCTGCAGGAGAAAGCCTTTTTTGCGGAGTATATTCAGCATTTTCTTCAGCTACTTTTTGAGATTTACCAGGCCTGGTTGATTTAGCCGCATAAGGTGAATCTTCTAAAATATCGCTAACTTTTTTATTGAGACCTCTTGGCGTAATTCCACGTTCTAAGTTATATTCAATCTGTTTGGCTCTGCGGCGCTCTGTTTCATCAATAGCCGTTTTCATGGACTTGGTGATTTTATCGGCGTACAAAATAGCTTTACCTTCAACATTTCGAGCTGCACGACCAATAGTCTGAATCAATGAACGTTCGGAACGTAAAAAACCTTCTTTATCGGCATCCAAAATGGCCACTAACGCTACTTCAGGAATATCCAAACCTTCTCGCAGTAAGTTAATCCCAATTAAGACATCAAATTCACCCAAACGTAAATCACGAATAATCTCAATACGTTCAACGGTATCAATATCTGAGTGCATATAACGCACGCGAACATTATGATCCTCAAAGTATTCGGTTAGGTTTTCGGCCATGCGTTTGGTTAAGGTTGTGACCAAAATTCTTTGCCCTAAATCAGCACGCCACTTAATTTCACCCAATAAATCATCCACCTGAGTGCTAGCAGGCCTTACTTCAATAATTGGGTCTAATAAACCAGTTGGTCGTACAACTTGCTCTACCATAGTAGAACAGTGTTCGGCTTCGTATTTACCTGGCGTGGCAGAAACAAAAATACTTTGCGGCATAGCACGTTCAAACTCTTCAAACATCATGGGGCGATTGTCTAAAGCGGATGGTAAGCGGAAACCATATCCCACCAAGTTCTCTTTTCTTGAACGATCACCTTTATACATACCGCCAATTTGCGGAATGGTCACATGACTTTCATCAATAATCAGTAATGAATTCTTTGGAAAATAGTCCATTAAAGTTGGTGGCGGTTGCCCTGCTTCTCTGCCCGATAAATATCGTGAATAGTTTTCAATCCCCGTGCAATAGCCAAGTTCAACCATCATCTCAATATCAAGTTTAGTTCTCTCTTCTAAACGTTGAGCTTCAACTAATTTATTCATTGAACGAAGCTCTTCAAGACGTTCTTTCAACTCAACCTTAACTTTTTCAACCATTTCAAGAACACGTTCTTTTGGCGTAACATAGTGCGATTTTGGATAAACCGTTACCCGAGTTGGACGAGTTAACACCTCTCCGGTTAAGGGATCAAACCAAGAAATACTCTCAACTTCATCATCAAACAATTCTATTCGTACGGCATATTCTTCCGCTTCAGCTGGAAAAATATCAATAACATCGCCACGCACTCTAAAGTTACCACGCCATAGTTCAATATCATTGCGGTTGTATTGCATAGACGTTAAGCGGGTCAAAATATCACGTTGAGTAATTTTATCTCCCAAACGAAGCTGTAATATCATCTTGAGATACATTTCAGGATCACCCAAACCGTAAATTGCAGAAACGGTGGCAATCAGAATCACATCTTCACGTTCTAATAACGCTTTAGTGGCTGATAAACGCAATTGTTCTATCTGTTCATTAACAGATGAATCTTTTGAGATATAGGTATCGGATGCAGGAACATAAGCCTCTGGCTGATAATAATCATAGTATGAGACAAAATACTCTACCGCGTTATTAGGAAAAAACCCTTTCATTTCACCATACAACTGGGCTGCTAGCGTTTTGTTATGTGCCAGAATAATGGTGGGTCTTTGCACGGTTTTAATAACGTTTGCTATCGTAAATGTTTTACCCGAACCAGTAACTCCTAAAAGGGTTTGATAGGCCTCTCCATCCTGGATTCCTTCAACCAATTGTGCAATGGCAGTTGGTTGGTCACCATTGGGTTCATACTGTGAAACTAATTGAAACGCTTTTGACACATTTTTTCCTTTAAAAACACCTATAAAATCCAGTAGAATGGAGAGTAACAACTTTTGGGTAATTAGCCCACTATTATACCCGCTCAACCACCTGTGGAGAAATTCAATCAATGGCCATCTTATCTGACCGTGTAAATCGTGTAAAACCCTCACTTACGCTTGTAATCACTGCCAAATCCCAAGAATTAAAGCGTGCTGGGAAAGATATTATTAGCCTGGGTGCCGGTGAACCAGACTTTGATACACCCGATCACATCAAAGCCGCGGGGATTGCAGCTATCCAAAATGGTCAAACGCGTTATACCGCAGTCGATGGAACCGCAGATTTAAAAGAAGCGATCATTGCCAAGTTTAAACGTGATAACGGGCTAGACTACCAAATGAATCAAATCCTGGTCTCTTCAGGTGGTAAACAAAGTTTTTATAATCTTTGCCAAGCTCTGTTAAATGATGGTGATGAAGTCATTATTCCCGCGCCTTATTGGGTTTCTTATCCTGATATGGCATTGCTAGCAGGTGGAGAGCCAATTATTATTGAAGCGGGTATTGAACAAGGCTTTAAAATTACCGCAGCTCAGTTAGAAACTGCAATTACTTCTAAAACAAAAATGCTTGTTTTAAATAGCCCATCTAACCCAACAGGAGCGGTTTATACTGCTGACGAGCTTAAAGCGATTGGTGATGTGTTAGTTAAACATCCTAATATCATTATTGCTTCTGATGACATGTACGAGCACATCATGCTAAGTGATGCCAAATTTACGAATATCTTAGAAGTTTGCCCAGAGCTATATGACAGAACAGTTGTAATGAACGGTGTTTCTAAAGCGTATTCAATGACAGGCTGGCGAATTGGCTATGCTGCTGGTCCAGCTGACCTTATTACTGGTATGCGTAAGGTACAATCGCAAAGTACATCTAACCCTTGTTCAATTTCTCAAGCTGCCGCGGTAGAAGCCTTAAATGGTTCACAAGAGTGCATTCAAACGATGTTGGTTGAGTTTAAAAAACGTCACTTATATGTGGTTGAGCGCATTAATTCTTTGCCTGGTTTCGAATGTATTCATGCAGACGGAGCATTTTATGCGTTTATGGATATCTCTAAGGCGATGGAGATGAAAGGTTATGAAACGGATGCGGAATTTGTTGAAGCCATTCTTGAACAACAATTAGTCGCCGCAGTTCCCGGTTCAGCATTTGGTGCTGATAAACATATGCGTTTCTCATTTGCTACTAGCATGGAAAACTTAATTAATGCCATTGATCGTGTTGAAGCATTTATGAACTCTTAGTTTAAAATATTAAATTTATTTCTCAACACGACTTTACACTTTTACAGGCCTGGTAATTTATTGATTTACCAGGCCTGTTTAATTTAAAACTCTAGTCTCTATCCGCTTTATCATCTTTATAACCGTTCCGTACTCTTAAAAATACAGGAAAACGTGGCAAGCCTTTTTGTGTTAACCCCATATACTGAAAAGTAATCACACTGCCAATTTTGGGTGGATGTAACCTTTGATAATTACTTAAACCGCTACCCACTTTAATGATTGGTAGCTTTTTTGTATTCAACGTATTCAACTTAGGAAATAGTCTTATTACCTGCTCTGGAATTAATTCACACTGAATTGCTCCTACCAGGCCTGTAAATTTACCAAGTCCTTTTGTGTAAGATTTCACAATGCATTCCGCATCTTGCTTTTGTTTAATTTTTAAGGCGGTTGATAAACGCCCTGTTTTGTATGCCGTGGTTGGATTTCTCACAACTAAGCCTTCGCCACCTAATGCCAATATTTGCTTAAGCTTTTGCTCTACATCTTGATTAGACTGAATGTGTTTCTGCTCTATGATTTTAATAAAGGAATTTGGCGTGTGTTTTAAAAAGCCTTTAAGTATCGATAATCTTTTCAACAAACCACCCTGTTGATTGGGTACTTCAAAAATATTATAAGTAATCTGCTTCCAGCGATTATCTGGCGTTTGTTGACGAACAATCGACACCGCTTCTTGAAACCTACCTCTCGCCAACCAAAGCTCACCATCCAACTCAAAAGGCGGAAAATTTTGGATAAACCACTTTGGTGTATTAAAAACATTACCTTGACGACTAATGAGATGTTTACCATCCCAATAAGCACGCACACCGTCCAACTTTTCACTCATTAGCCAACCCGTTATATCCTGATTAGGCTGATATGTTTTTAAAAGCATTAAATTGGGAGCGGTGGAATTAACGAGTTTATCTTGTGGCTCGGTTTTATCTTCGGCTTTATCTTGGGCTTTTGCAGGCTGAGAGATAAAAATAAAACTGAACAAAATTAAAAGTCCAAAAACAAAAAAGCCTGGCAATTTTACCAGGCCTGTAGAGTTATTATTCTTTGCAAGCATTGTAAACAAAGACATCTGTGTTCGTCTCGATTTATTGTCTTTATTTACTATCTTTAAATCTTACATCAGCAGAAATTTTAGCCAATGTTTTTTCACCAATCCCTTTTACAGTCAATAAATCTTCTGGTTTAGTACATTTTGATTTTTTGCAGTATTCAGAAATAGCCTTAGCTTTAGAAGGCCCAATACCAGAAAGTGCAGAAGAGATCTCCTCTGGTGAGGCTTTATTGACATTAACAGGCGATGCAAACGTGGCAAAGCTCGCTAGAGATAAAAACGTTAATACAAAAGCTGACGTTAAATTCTTAATCATTTTAATATTCTCCAATGTTTTTAAATAAAAACTTACATAAGCCCATGTTTACAAACACAACTAAAACATTGATAAAACAGAGGCTAAAAAAGAGAATAACATAACCAAATTATAATTTAAGTATTTTTTACACCCATGTAAGCATATAAAGAAACCTACTACTGAATATAATCCACAATTCCTGACGTGTGTTTAAACCCAGAAACCAGCTGCTCTAACTTTTTAGACACGCTGCTATACTCATGATTTACTAGAAGCTTAGAGATTAAATCCAATTCCAGTTTTAAAGCCTGATAATCAATATAATCCTCATGTGCTTTCATAATTCTAGGATGATCGGTACCATCGACATTTTCACCAATCAATAACTCTTCAAACAACTTCTCACCAGGACGCAGGCCGGTGTATTGAATCTCAATATCGCCATGCCCTTCAGAATCTATAATTTCAAGTCCAGAAAGTTTAATCAACTTTTCAGCTAGATCTGCTATTTTGACTGGCTCACCCATATCTAAAACAAACACATCGCCACCAACACCCATTGAACCAGCCTGAATGACTAATGAAGCCGCTTCAGGAATCGTCATAAAATAACGAGTAATCTCTTTATGAGTCACCGTTACAGGACCACCATTGGCAATTTGTTGTTTAAACAACGGAATAACTGAGCCAGAAGACCCTAAAACATTACCAAATCTCACCATCACAAAACGTGTATGTGGATATTCATCTTGTAAAGCCTGCAAACTTAGCTCTGCCAAACGTTTACTTGCTCCCATAAAATTGGTGGGACGTACCGCTTTATCGGTAGAGACCAAGACAAAGTTTTTAACACTATTTTCTGCCGCCACTTCTGCTACGGTTAAGGTACCAAAACTATTGTTGTATAT
Encoded here:
- a CDS encoding leucyl aminopeptidase, which encodes MKSIQFSFATQLDSIDTLILPVTSNGTLPEGIENIPFLPQLESLTEELYQAGDFSGKVGKTLLLVKPKELNVKRLILVGIGELDKLSTKSYLTALKAAADALDHCGTIATVNALVFVAPNTIGTNSQAWSAMQNAQVFQRSFYDYCHESRGEHSAKEPKLESMVFPCAEQSESVEQGQASALGMALTQDLANMPSNFCTPAYLAETAIQLAEDYGFEVNILDRQQMTEMGMGSFMAVAQGSITPPKMICLSYKGGNAEDAPIALVGKGVTFDTGGISLKPGEAMDEMKYDMGGAATVLGVFKAIGELKPNLNVVGVIPATENMPSANAIKPGDVVTSLSGQTIEILNTDAEGRLILCDALTYTQQTYQPAKIVDMATLTGACIIALGHHVSAVMGNNQQLVTDLITAGENTYDRFWQMPLGEEWDEQLKSNFADMANIGGRAGGSITAAQFLARFTKEVDWAHLDIAGTAWVSGANKGATGRPVPALVEFLLNETQKA
- a CDS encoding DNA polymerase III subunit chi — protein: MNNTQPEQDKTAQPEATQNADVLFYVLSTTEPQAREAFLSKLLNTIWKQQRLCDVRFANLQDAQRYDLTLWDAKPQSFIHHGVENNVKAPIQLFGEDVQPKCKDVLINLHPEFPTIHSQYQRTIEILDQSDYLIKMGRERWKTYKQAGIEPTIHKI
- a CDS encoding type IV pilus twitching motility protein PilT, giving the protein MDITQLLEFSVQQGASDLHLSTGQPPIIRIDGDVQRIEAPDLEPEQLQTMIYDIMNDEQRRGFESELESDFSFELPGIARFRANVFIHNRGIGAVFRTIPSKIITLEQLEAPEIFKAISSFPRGLVLVTGPTGSGKSTTLAAMIDYINNRDAAHILTVEDPIEFVHKPIRCLINQREVHRDTKSFTNALRSALREDPDVILVGEMRDLETIRLALTAAETGHLVFGTLHTSSAAKTIDRIIDVFPAEEKEMVRAMLSESLQAVISQALLKKTGGGRIAAHEIMLVNSAIRNLIREAKIPQMYSVIQTSKAIGMQTIDQNLQDLVARNLISRDDARSKAVNKTLFQ
- a CDS encoding PilT/PilU family type 4a pilus ATPase translates to MNQQENLTELQKLLVFFSQKGGSDLFITAGRPATMKKDGKLISLTEDRLTAEASQALAYQIMNHDQLATFQNTQESNFAYHISGIARYRVNVFMQRGTPGMVIRSVHTEIPKFEDLNLPAILKEVIMDKHGLVLIVGGTGSGKSTTLASLVDVRNSTRDGHIITIEDPIEFMHSHKKSIVTQREVGVDTDSYDSALKNTLRQAPDVILIGEIRSRDTMEHAIAFSETGHLCLSTLHANNTNQTLDRIINFFPADQRQHILMDLSLNLKAIVSQRLIPKIGGGQIAAVEVLINTPRIAELIFSGKVNEIKQLMQNSSALGMQTFDQALFDLYENGLITYKDALRGADSMNDLRLNIKLNSKLPQPQDEESDLASDAISFSLKQDNN
- a CDS encoding DUF2817 domain-containing protein → MLSKTFWLFILATYQACFFYASAATQSNSQLPITIDKQSNTNQAIKSYCRDLSKKLRTVKYKGCLELGLKPTGFKSVQGRILTERHFKPDRKFKDLPKGRILFISGIHGDEYSAISMTYLWMQNMVNNQDQTRQHWLFFPLVNPDGLFRNPATRINADNVDLNRNFPSPDWDELAIDYWKKYYKKNKRRYPGPAANSEPETQWLVRTIQEFKPDAIISIHAPYGLLDYDGPDHAVPNKIGGLKHRELGTYPGSLGRYAGEYLNIPVLTLELRSAGSMPSQKEIFTMWQDVEKWTMTKIQGLDDKTVQQAYNKTNPVPKGMTQN
- a CDS encoding L,D-transpeptidase yields the protein MTKNKNPSMPLLPRAKFKKSLVAITVGMSLSVASGVFNNAMADEVIKAEQKLLASLNDIHNLQLDNALSNISELEKEHPKYKLAQLIKADLLAAKTGQTGLQKQIYDKYPNSIERLLSEAEVRWQFSKESLKNTANFDDFVLKTAHQKNIVLVSLEESRLYLFERNSKGKMERVADYYVTMGRKGSGKQKEGDMRTPVGVYHIVDLLPDSSLPDLYGVGALPLNYPNDWDKKHGKTGSGIWLHGVPSDTYIRAPRASRGCVVLNNTAMKRLLADYQLPYSTPVLIVDRKHTNSGFVESKQKLLQDVKGWLADNQYLVNWQDVSVYRYPDEENLFYITFPGTEKNTLVQQYWKRDAEGDWRVVVQSKNSIQVATK
- the uvrB gene encoding excinuclease ABC subunit UvrB, encoding MSKAFQLVSQYEPNGDQPTAIAQLVEGIQDGEAYQTLLGVTGSGKTFTIANVIKTVQRPTIILAHNKTLAAQLYGEMKGFFPNNAVEYFVSYYDYYQPEAYVPASDTYISKDSSVNEQIEQLRLSATKALLEREDVILIATVSAIYGLGDPEMYLKMILQLRLGDKITQRDILTRLTSMQYNRNDIELWRGNFRVRGDVIDIFPAEAEEYAVRIELFDDEVESISWFDPLTGEVLTRPTRVTVYPKSHYVTPKERVLEMVEKVKVELKERLEELRSMNKLVEAQRLEERTKLDIEMMVELGYCTGIENYSRYLSGREAGQPPPTLMDYFPKNSLLIIDESHVTIPQIGGMYKGDRSRKENLVGYGFRLPSALDNRPMMFEEFERAMPQSIFVSATPGKYEAEHCSTMVEQVVRPTGLLDPIIEVRPASTQVDDLLGEIKWRADLGQRILVTTLTKRMAENLTEYFEDHNVRVRYMHSDIDTVERIEIIRDLRLGEFDVLIGINLLREGLDIPEVALVAILDADKEGFLRSERSLIQTIGRAARNVEGKAILYADKITKSMKTAIDETERRRAKQIEYNLERGITPRGLNKKVSDILEDSPYAAKSTRPGKSQKVAEENAEYTPQKRLSPAEQASRIKKLEKQMYKAAKELDFEMAAKLRDEVKTLKTNMVGIGDLR